The proteins below are encoded in one region of Pseudonocardia sp. DSM 110487:
- a CDS encoding PPOX class F420-dependent oxidoreductase — translation MPSTPIPALAPFVAQRTVALTTYRRDGTPVTTPVSLAVDGHRAVFRSFAKAGKTRRLRRNPAVEVAPSTFKGAPTGPAIRGTARLLDGEQEREAARLLRRKHPLLHGVLVPLAHWVGRRRTGRTVHFALKPE, via the coding sequence ATGCCCTCGACCCCGATCCCGGCGCTGGCGCCCTTCGTGGCGCAGAGGACGGTGGCGCTCACGACCTACCGCCGCGACGGAACGCCGGTGACCACGCCAGTGAGCCTCGCCGTTGACGGCCATCGCGCGGTGTTCCGTTCCTTCGCCAAGGCCGGCAAGACCCGCAGGCTGCGCCGCAACCCCGCGGTCGAGGTGGCCCCGTCAACGTTCAAGGGAGCCCCGACGGGTCCCGCGATCCGCGGCACGGCCCGGCTGCTCGACGGGGAGCAGGAGCGGGAGGCCGCGCGACTGCTGAGGCGCAAGCACCCGCTGCTGCACGGCGTGCTGGTCCCACTGGCCCACTGGGTGGGCAGGCGGAGGACGGGCCGGACGGTCCACTTCGCGCTGAAACCGGAATAG
- a CDS encoding YihY/virulence factor BrkB family protein: MASAGSPARRLITRLLTRAWDDDVLSQSASAAFWQTLSLPPLLLGLFGSLGYVERWFGPDTVVAVQEWIIRITSGVFSRNAVDEILVPTVAEILTSARGEVVSIGFVLSFWSGSSAMATFVDAITRAHDQYPVRGWVWQRTLAILLYLAGLAVGIVLLPVAALGPDRLLPLVPDVVEPAARAVVTVVYLPVVVVVLVLALTGLYRIALPFKPPWHRGLPGALLAAVVFLVGATGLRLYLDWVTSTGYTYGALAAPIAFLLGMYFIALAVILGAYLNAGVQEVWPAPLHRRGRPVSRVTGSGDVPSQVVSDPLEETPDALDPDPGAGALRGAEDGGAHDLPPRRNAGDHASEPRR; the protein is encoded by the coding sequence GTGGCGTCCGCCGGGAGTCCCGCCCGGCGCCTGATCACCCGGCTGTTGACCCGGGCATGGGACGACGACGTGCTCAGCCAGTCCGCGTCGGCCGCGTTCTGGCAGACGCTGTCGCTGCCGCCGCTGCTGCTCGGGTTGTTCGGCTCGCTCGGGTACGTGGAGCGCTGGTTCGGCCCGGACACGGTCGTCGCCGTGCAGGAGTGGATCATCCGGATCACGAGTGGGGTGTTCAGCCGCAACGCCGTCGACGAGATCCTCGTCCCCACCGTCGCCGAGATCCTCACGTCCGCGCGCGGCGAGGTCGTCTCGATCGGGTTCGTGCTGAGCTTCTGGTCGGGCTCATCGGCGATGGCGACGTTCGTCGACGCGATCACCAGGGCGCACGACCAGTACCCGGTCCGCGGCTGGGTGTGGCAGCGCACGCTCGCGATCCTGCTCTACCTGGCGGGCCTCGCCGTCGGCATCGTGCTCCTCCCGGTCGCGGCGCTCGGCCCCGACCGCCTGCTGCCGCTCGTGCCCGACGTGGTCGAGCCGGCGGCACGGGCGGTGGTGACCGTCGTCTACCTCCCGGTGGTCGTCGTGGTGCTGGTGCTGGCGCTCACCGGGCTGTACAGGATCGCGCTGCCGTTCAAACCGCCGTGGCATCGCGGCCTGCCAGGGGCGTTGCTGGCGGCGGTCGTGTTCCTGGTGGGTGCCACCGGTCTGCGGCTCTACCTCGACTGGGTCACCAGCACCGGCTATACCTACGGAGCGTTGGCCGCGCCGATCGCCTTCCTGCTCGGCATGTACTTCATCGCGCTGGCGGTGATCCTCGGCGCGTACCTCAACGCGGGGGTCCAGGAGGTGTGGCCGGCGCCGCTGCACAGGCGCGGGCGGCCGGTCTCCCGTGTCACAGGCTCGGGGGACGTTCCGTCTCAGGTGGTGTCCGACCCACTGGAGGAGACCCCTGATGCCCTCGACCCCGATCCCGGCGCTGGCGCCCTTCGTGGCGCAGAGGACGGTGGCGCTCACGACCTACCGCCGCGACGGAACGCCGGTGACCACGCCAGTGAGCCTCGCCGTTGA
- a CDS encoding SPFH domain-containing protein: MDLALMIVGLLVALIAVVTVMRTVRIVPQARARNVERLGRYQRTLKPGLNFVIPYIDRVYPVIDLREQVVSFRPQPVITEDNLVVEIDTVLYFQVTDPRAAAYEIASYLQAVEQLTVTTLRNVVGSMDLECTLTSRDRINSTLRGVLDEATGKWGLRVNRVEIKAIDPPKTIKDAMEKQMRAERDKRAAILSAEGHRQSQILTAQGDKQGAILRAEGERAAVILKAEGQSRAIDEVFQAVHRNDPDPKLLAYQYLQVLPQLAQGEGNTFWVIPSEVTSALQGVSRAFTEAVPRSPATRDQRPNDELAAKAAEDAAKAEEAAAEAVADAAVPDGIPLTNGGQSRPLPAGE; the protein is encoded by the coding sequence ATGGATCTGGCCCTGATGATCGTCGGCCTGCTCGTCGCCCTGATCGCTGTCGTCACCGTCATGCGGACCGTGCGCATCGTGCCGCAGGCGCGGGCGCGCAACGTCGAGCGGCTCGGCAGGTACCAGCGCACGTTGAAGCCCGGTCTCAACTTCGTGATCCCCTACATCGACCGTGTCTACCCGGTGATCGACCTGCGAGAGCAGGTCGTGTCGTTCCGGCCGCAGCCGGTCATCACCGAGGACAACCTGGTCGTCGAGATCGACACGGTCCTCTACTTCCAGGTCACGGACCCGCGTGCCGCCGCCTACGAGATCGCCAGCTACCTGCAGGCCGTCGAGCAGCTCACCGTCACTACGCTGCGCAACGTGGTTGGCTCGATGGACCTGGAGTGCACGCTCACGTCCCGCGACCGGATCAACAGCACGCTGCGCGGCGTGCTGGACGAGGCCACGGGCAAGTGGGGCCTGCGGGTCAACCGCGTGGAGATCAAGGCCATCGACCCGCCGAAGACCATCAAGGACGCGATGGAGAAGCAGATGCGCGCCGAGCGGGACAAGCGCGCCGCCATCCTGTCCGCGGAGGGTCACCGCCAGTCGCAGATCCTCACCGCGCAGGGCGACAAGCAGGGCGCGATCCTGCGCGCCGAGGGGGAGCGGGCCGCGGTGATCCTCAAGGCAGAGGGCCAGTCCAGGGCGATCGACGAGGTGTTCCAGGCGGTGCACCGCAACGACCCCGACCCGAAGCTGCTCGCCTACCAGTACCTGCAGGTGCTGCCGCAGCTCGCTCAGGGTGAGGGCAACACGTTCTGGGTGATCCCGAGCGAGGTCACTTCCGCGTTGCAGGGCGTCTCGCGGGCCTTCACCGAGGCCGTCCCGCGCTCGCCCGCCACCCGGGACCAGCGCCCCAACGACGAGCTGGCGGCCAAGGCCGCCGAGGACGCGGCGAAGGCAGAGGAGGCCGCGGCCGAAGCGGTCGCGGACGCCGCCGTCCCAGACGGCATCCCGCTCACCAACGGCGGGCAGTCACGGCCGTTGCCGGCCGGCGAGTAG
- a CDS encoding NfeD family protein, with the protein MAVDMWVIWLIAAVGLIVLEIFTLTAAVGILGGAALITALTAALGVPVPVQLVVFSGAAVAGVVMLGPLARRHLTGPRGGAPFGVDALVGKPGYVVQEVTGRDGRVRIGGEEWTARAMDDTVVIPAGATVDVLQIDGATAVVYPRE; encoded by the coding sequence ATGGCCGTGGACATGTGGGTCATCTGGTTGATCGCTGCGGTGGGTCTCATCGTCCTCGAGATCTTCACGCTCACCGCCGCGGTGGGAATCCTCGGCGGCGCTGCCCTGATCACCGCGCTCACCGCGGCGTTGGGGGTGCCGGTGCCGGTGCAGCTCGTCGTGTTCTCCGGTGCGGCCGTGGCCGGCGTCGTGATGCTGGGCCCGCTCGCGCGGCGGCACCTGACGGGTCCGCGCGGCGGCGCCCCGTTCGGGGTGGACGCACTGGTCGGCAAGCCGGGGTACGTCGTGCAGGAGGTCACCGGCCGGGACGGCCGGGTGCGGATCGGCGGCGAGGAGTGGACCGCGCGCGCGATGGACGACACCGTCGTCATCCCGGCCGGCGCCACGGTCGACGTCCTGCAGATCGACGGGGCCACCGCCGTCGTCTATCCGAGGGAGTGA
- a CDS encoding dihydrofolate reductase family protein encodes MARPHVVAHVAIALDGATTGFAPAVGRFYELAATWAEDVTLAGADTILAQEPALRAAPRRQAPVGAPLLAVVDSRARVREWEALGSVGHWSGVLALRAAATPPRPHHAVPELVAGAECVDLAEALTALGEHHGARVVRVDSGGGLIGALVRRGLLDELSLLVHPLLAGPGQQSWHGGAQASAAAFELIAAEALERDLVWLRYRVG; translated from the coding sequence ATGGCCCGACCCCACGTGGTCGCCCACGTCGCGATCGCCCTCGACGGCGCCACCACGGGCTTCGCTCCCGCCGTCGGCCGCTTCTACGAGCTGGCCGCCACCTGGGCCGAGGACGTCACGTTGGCGGGCGCCGACACGATCCTGGCCCAGGAACCGGCGCTGCGTGCCGCGCCGCGCAGGCAAGCGCCCGTGGGTGCCCCACTGCTGGCCGTGGTCGACAGCAGGGCCCGCGTGCGGGAATGGGAGGCCCTCGGCTCGGTCGGCCACTGGTCGGGAGTGCTCGCGCTGCGCGCCGCGGCCACGCCGCCCCGGCCGCACCACGCGGTGCCCGAGCTGGTGGCGGGCGCAGAGTGCGTCGATCTCGCGGAGGCCCTCACCGCGCTCGGCGAGCACCACGGCGCGCGCGTCGTGCGCGTCGACAGCGGTGGCGGGCTGATCGGTGCCCTGGTGCGGCGCGGACTGCTGGACGAGCTGAGCCTGCTCGTCCACCCCCTGCTGGCCGGTCCTGGTCAGCAGAGCTGGCACGGCGGTGCGCAGGCGTCGGCCGCGGCGTTCGAACTGATCGCTGCCGAGGCGCTGGAACGCGATCTCGTGTGGCTGCGCTACCGGGTCGGCTGA
- a CDS encoding response regulator transcription factor — MRVLVVEDDDGVAGAVVEALGTHGHRVERVARAADVWPHLRDADLVLLDLGLPDADGMDVLRRLRRIAATPVLVLTARDAERDVVRGLRLGADDYLVKPVRLRELLARVDAVVRRTRPAEGPTGDVVEIEDLQVHLAARRATVGGADVALTAKEFDILAALARRPGAAVSRQQLLDEVWGDAYLAVSRSLDVHLASLRSKLGRPGLVSTIRGFGYRLGR, encoded by the coding sequence GTGCGGGTGCTGGTGGTCGAAGACGACGACGGGGTGGCCGGCGCGGTGGTGGAGGCGCTCGGGACGCACGGCCACCGGGTCGAGCGGGTGGCGCGTGCCGCGGACGTGTGGCCGCACCTGCGCGACGCCGATCTCGTGCTGCTGGACCTCGGCCTGCCCGACGCCGACGGCATGGATGTGCTGCGCAGACTCCGCCGGATCGCGGCCACCCCCGTGCTGGTGCTGACCGCGCGGGACGCCGAGCGGGACGTCGTGCGCGGTCTGCGCCTCGGCGCCGACGACTACCTCGTGAAGCCGGTGCGGCTGCGGGAGCTGCTGGCGCGGGTCGACGCCGTCGTGCGACGCACTCGGCCGGCGGAAGGCCCGACCGGCGACGTGGTCGAGATCGAGGACCTGCAGGTGCACCTGGCCGCCCGCCGCGCCACGGTGGGTGGCGCGGACGTCGCGCTCACCGCGAAGGAGTTCGACATCCTCGCCGCGCTCGCCCGGCGGCCGGGCGCGGCCGTGAGTCGCCAGCAGCTGCTCGACGAGGTGTGGGGCGACGCGTACCTCGCGGTGAGCCGCTCCCTGGACGTCCACCTGGCGTCGCTGCGGAGCAAACTGGGCCGACCTGGACTCGTGTCGACGATCCGCGGCTTCGGCTACCGGCTGGGGCGCTGA
- a CDS encoding HAMP domain-containing sensor histidine kinase, with translation MRRRLLVVLLAFALAAVAGFAVPLLQSTAAGRTQAFVLTRAGDLDRFAALAQQATGRAGAGTLAQEVQAHHTVYGEGVAVVDRSGRAIVEAGLRADDPAVVAAVDAALRNQPAARQAGLRPWSTGPILFARPIGTGTQVGGAVVLRAEPAAAAADITAAWVAVLLGALLAAAACAALALLLARWVLRPIRELAAGVGEVAAGHPGAHVSPRAGPTELRALAAAFNRMSDAVATSAEEQRRLVADTSHQLRNPLAALRLRVDTLDPHVAAAGRATYHSTVVELDRLEALLDGLLDLAAAESRATALAVAARPDDRTELTAVVAERLDAWRPAAVRAGVGLHASAPDPVEAACTASEVEQLLDVLLDNAVKYGGRGATVEIAVCRGDGLALLEVRDDGPGLPAEQLRQATQRYWRAPGGTARGSGLGLPIAERLVTARGGTLRVSSPPDAGLVVTIELPA, from the coding sequence GTGCGGCGTCGGCTTCTCGTCGTACTCCTCGCGTTCGCGCTCGCCGCCGTCGCCGGGTTCGCCGTCCCGCTGCTGCAGAGCACAGCGGCCGGACGCACCCAGGCGTTCGTGCTGACGCGGGCGGGCGACCTCGACCGGTTCGCCGCGCTCGCCCAGCAGGCCACCGGTCGAGCCGGGGCCGGCACCCTTGCTCAGGAGGTGCAGGCCCACCACACCGTCTACGGCGAGGGCGTCGCGGTCGTCGACCGATCGGGCCGGGCGATCGTGGAGGCCGGGCTGCGCGCCGACGACCCTGCCGTCGTCGCGGCCGTGGACGCGGCCCTGCGCAACCAGCCGGCGGCCCGGCAGGCGGGGCTGCGGCCGTGGTCGACCGGCCCGATCCTGTTCGCCCGCCCGATCGGCACCGGTACCCAGGTGGGAGGCGCGGTGGTGCTGCGGGCCGAGCCTGCGGCCGCGGCTGCCGACATCACCGCGGCGTGGGTGGCCGTACTGCTCGGTGCACTGCTGGCCGCCGCCGCGTGCGCGGCGCTCGCGCTGCTGCTCGCCCGCTGGGTGCTGCGACCGATCCGCGAGCTCGCGGCCGGCGTCGGGGAGGTCGCGGCGGGGCACCCCGGCGCGCACGTGTCCCCGCGCGCGGGCCCCACCGAGCTGCGCGCGCTCGCCGCCGCCTTCAACCGGATGTCCGACGCCGTCGCCACCAGCGCCGAGGAGCAGCGCAGGCTCGTCGCCGACACGTCGCACCAGCTGCGCAACCCGCTCGCCGCGCTGCGGCTGCGCGTCGACACCCTCGACCCGCACGTCGCCGCGGCCGGCCGCGCGACGTACCACTCCACCGTGGTGGAGCTCGACCGCCTCGAAGCGCTGCTCGACGGGCTGCTCGACCTCGCCGCCGCGGAGAGCCGCGCCACCGCCCTCGCCGTTGCGGCCCGGCCGGACGACCGCACCGAGCTGACGGCGGTCGTCGCGGAGCGCCTCGACGCGTGGCGCCCCGCCGCGGTACGGGCCGGTGTCGGGCTGCACGCGTCGGCTCCGGATCCCGTGGAGGCGGCCTGCACGGCTTCTGAGGTGGAGCAGCTGCTCGACGTGCTGCTCGACAACGCCGTCAAGTACGGCGGCCGCGGCGCCACGGTCGAGATCGCCGTCTGCCGCGGCGACGGGCTGGCGCTGCTCGAGGTGCGCGACGACGGTCCCGGCCTTCCGGCCGAGCAGCTGCGGCAGGCGACGCAGCGGTACTGGCGCGCCCCCGGCGGCACCGCGCGAGGCTCCGGGCTCGGCCTGCCGATCGCGGAGCGCCTCGTCACCGCGCGCGGTGGCACCCTGCGCGTCTCGTCCCCGCCGGACGCCGGCCTCGTCGTGACGATCGAGTTGCCGGCATGA
- a CDS encoding TAXI family TRAP transporter solute-binding subunit has translation MTRVSRRALLGGLLTTPLLASCTGTTTPPLPLAAGEPGGFYVEFGELLASALAAAGLPAAVVNTGGSVDNIERLRDGTAALGLVLTDIALAARNGDEPFGVPVPLRAIGRVYENYMQLVVRAEDPAVSAADLAGRPVSLGAVGSGAAVFGDRLLAAVGIAADVTRRPLRDAVTALESGSTDALLWSGGVPTPALAELAARRPVRLLPLAEHLPQLRSRHGDVYGAVTVPADAYGPAAPVPTVGVANLLVCTSALPPATAGAVARTLVAAAPDLVPESALGTQYLDQRSLIGTGAIPLHPGAVAAYRELHG, from the coding sequence ATGACCCGCGTCTCGCGCCGGGCGCTGCTGGGCGGCCTGCTCACCACCCCGCTCCTCGCGAGCTGCACGGGCACGACGACACCGCCCCTCCCGCTGGCGGCGGGCGAGCCGGGCGGCTTCTACGTCGAGTTCGGTGAGTTGCTCGCCTCCGCGCTCGCGGCGGCGGGCCTTCCCGCCGCTGTCGTGAACACCGGGGGCAGCGTGGACAACATCGAGCGGCTCCGCGATGGCACCGCCGCGCTCGGGCTCGTGCTCACCGACATCGCGCTCGCCGCCCGCAACGGGGACGAGCCGTTCGGCGTGCCGGTGCCGCTGCGGGCGATCGGCCGCGTCTACGAGAACTACATGCAGCTGGTGGTGCGGGCCGAGGACCCCGCCGTCAGCGCCGCCGACCTCGCAGGGCGCCCGGTCTCGCTCGGCGCCGTCGGCTCCGGCGCCGCCGTGTTCGGCGACCGGTTGCTCGCCGCGGTGGGCATCGCGGCGGACGTGACCCGCCGCCCGCTGCGCGACGCCGTCACCGCGCTCGAGTCGGGATCCACGGACGCGCTCCTGTGGTCGGGCGGGGTGCCGACACCCGCGCTCGCCGAACTCGCGGCGCGTCGCCCCGTCCGCTTGCTGCCGCTCGCCGAGCACCTGCCGCAGCTGCGTTCCCGCCACGGCGATGTCTACGGGGCGGTCACCGTGCCCGCCGACGCGTACGGCCCCGCCGCGCCGGTGCCGACCGTCGGCGTCGCGAACCTGCTGGTCTGCACCTCCGCCCTACCCCCGGCCACGGCAGGCGCCGTGGCCCGCACGCTCGTCGCCGCGGCCCCGGACCTGGTGCCGGAGTCGGCGCTTGGCACCCAGTACCTCGACCAGCGCTCGCTGATCGGCACAGGCGCGATCCCGCTGCACCCGGGAGCGGTAGCGGCGTACCGCGAGCTGCACGGGTAG
- a CDS encoding Nramp family divalent metal transporter produces MSTSDTTVARPPVGFGAKVKQVGPGLLAAAAGVGAGDLVATMVAGARFGTVLLWAAVLGAVLKLALAEGVGRWHLASGSTLLDGWRRLGRWATVFFGVYIVIWGFVYGATAMSAVGLPLNALFGGLDVRYWAMIAGVVGLVLVWLQRYEIFEKFITVLVLIKFVSVVSVAFLVAPDLLDLAGGLVPRLPDGSVIYVLGLIGGVGGTITMAAYGYWMIAKGWKGTGWLSMMRLDNAVGYTMTAIFVIAMLVVGANLLLGQDLTENDRGLLVLGTELGTRYGDWARILFLVGFLAVTTTSLLGVWNGVSLLFTDWTRAIRLPHGAAAEVAAEALRTERSTATETGYEARAAERSTPFRAYLIWLTIPPMALLFFDRPFALTLIYGVLGAAFMPFLGVTLILLLNSKRIAADGRSGWLSNGLLGLASALFVVLLVADIWNRVS; encoded by the coding sequence ATGAGTACGTCTGACACCACGGTGGCGAGGCCACCCGTTGGATTCGGAGCGAAGGTCAAGCAGGTCGGACCGGGGTTGCTCGCCGCGGCCGCCGGCGTCGGCGCAGGTGACCTCGTCGCCACGATGGTGGCGGGCGCCCGCTTCGGCACCGTGCTCCTGTGGGCGGCCGTGCTGGGCGCCGTGCTGAAGCTCGCGCTCGCAGAGGGCGTCGGCCGATGGCACCTCGCATCCGGCTCCACGCTGCTGGACGGCTGGCGGCGGCTCGGCCGCTGGGCCACCGTCTTCTTCGGTGTCTACATCGTGATCTGGGGGTTCGTGTACGGCGCCACCGCGATGTCCGCGGTGGGGCTCCCGCTGAACGCCCTGTTCGGTGGCCTCGACGTCCGGTACTGGGCCATGATCGCCGGTGTCGTGGGTCTCGTGCTGGTGTGGCTGCAGCGCTACGAGATCTTCGAGAAGTTCATCACCGTCCTGGTGCTGATCAAGTTCGTGTCGGTCGTCTCCGTGGCCTTCCTGGTGGCGCCCGACCTCCTGGACCTGGCAGGCGGTCTGGTCCCCCGGCTCCCCGACGGCTCGGTGATCTACGTGCTCGGCCTGATCGGCGGCGTCGGCGGCACGATCACGATGGCCGCGTACGGCTACTGGATGATCGCGAAGGGCTGGAAGGGCACCGGCTGGCTGTCGATGATGCGGCTCGACAACGCCGTCGGCTACACGATGACCGCGATCTTCGTGATCGCCATGCTCGTCGTGGGCGCCAACCTGCTGCTCGGCCAGGACCTCACCGAGAACGACAGGGGCCTGCTCGTGCTCGGCACCGAGCTGGGCACCCGGTACGGCGACTGGGCGCGGATCCTGTTCCTCGTCGGCTTCCTCGCGGTGACCACCACGTCCCTGCTCGGCGTGTGGAACGGCGTCAGCCTGCTGTTCACGGACTGGACGCGCGCCATCCGGCTGCCCCACGGCGCGGCGGCGGAGGTGGCGGCCGAGGCGTTGCGCACGGAACGGTCGACGGCAACCGAGACCGGATACGAGGCCAGGGCGGCCGAGCGCAGCACGCCGTTCCGGGCGTACCTGATCTGGCTGACGATCCCGCCGATGGCTCTGCTGTTCTTCGATCGCCCGTTCGCGCTCACGCTGATCTACGGCGTGCTCGGGGCCGCGTTCATGCCGTTCCTGGGGGTGACGCTGATCCTGCTGCTCAACTCCAAGCGGATCGCGGCGGACGGCCGGTCGGGCTGGCTGTCGAACGGGCTGCTCGGGTTGGCGTCGGCGCTCTTCGTCGTGCTGCTGGTGGCCGACATCTGGAACCGCGTCTCCTGA
- a CDS encoding Hsp20/alpha crystallin family protein, with protein MLMRTDPFRELDRLTQQVFGNVPGTWSRPTAMPMDAYRDGDHFVVCFDLPGVPADAIELDVERNVLTVKAERRPFSGEHVEMQVAERPLGVFSRQLFLGDTLDTDHIDASYDAGVLTLRIPIAEKAKPRRISIAGSGSEPKQIDA; from the coding sequence ATGCTGATGCGCACCGACCCGTTCCGCGAGCTGGACCGGCTCACCCAGCAGGTGTTCGGCAACGTCCCCGGCACGTGGTCCCGACCCACCGCCATGCCGATGGACGCCTACCGGGACGGTGACCACTTCGTCGTCTGCTTCGACCTGCCCGGCGTTCCCGCCGACGCGATCGAACTGGACGTGGAGCGCAACGTGCTCACCGTCAAGGCCGAGCGGCGCCCGTTCTCGGGCGAGCACGTGGAGATGCAGGTGGCCGAGCGGCCGCTCGGCGTGTTCTCCCGCCAGTTGTTCCTCGGCGACACTCTCGACACCGACCACATCGACGCCTCGTACGACGCCGGCGTGCTGACGCTGCGGATCCCGATCGCCGAGAAGGCCAAGCCGCGCCGTATCTCGATCGCCGGCTCCGGCAGCGAGCCGAAGCAGATCGACGCCTGA
- a CDS encoding helix-turn-helix domain-containing protein yields the protein MGVDQLDDEDYPAMTMGQAAELLDVQPAFLRSLDAAGVLIPVRSGGGHRRYSRRQLVLATRMRALFDEGLNLDAAARIVALQDELSAARTRIAELEARIGARNGDGPDR from the coding sequence GTGGGTGTCGACCAGCTCGACGACGAGGACTACCCCGCGATGACGATGGGGCAGGCGGCTGAGCTGCTCGACGTGCAGCCTGCCTTCCTGCGCAGCCTGGACGCAGCGGGCGTCCTCATCCCGGTTCGCTCCGGCGGTGGCCACCGGCGCTACTCGCGGCGACAGCTGGTGCTGGCCACGCGGATGCGCGCCCTGTTCGACGAAGGGCTGAACCTCGACGCGGCGGCCAGGATCGTCGCGCTGCAGGACGAGCTGAGCGCTGCTCGCACGCGGATCGCCGAGCTCGAGGCGCGGATCGGAGCGCGGAACGGCGACGGCCCCGACCGATGA
- a CDS encoding low affinity iron permease family protein — protein MTATEVRKHDGEMPSDVTGKLSIFDRFASAVNEFVSRPWFFMFCVLLVVLWAPSFVVLPSIDTWQLIINTATTIVTFLLVALLQNTQKRADDASQKKLNAIAEGLSDLMEKLAADHPELRDDRMELRKAVGLEDREGAED, from the coding sequence ATGACGGCCACTGAGGTGCGGAAACACGACGGCGAGATGCCGTCGGATGTGACGGGGAAGCTGTCGATCTTCGACCGCTTCGCGTCGGCGGTGAACGAGTTCGTCTCCCGGCCGTGGTTCTTCATGTTCTGCGTGCTGCTCGTCGTGCTCTGGGCGCCGTCCTTCGTGGTGCTGCCCAGCATCGACACGTGGCAGTTGATCATCAACACCGCCACGACGATCGTGACGTTCCTGCTGGTGGCGCTGCTGCAGAACACGCAGAAGCGCGCCGACGACGCGTCGCAGAAGAAGCTGAACGCCATCGCGGAGGGGCTGTCGGACCTGATGGAGAAGCTCGCCGCCGACCACCCCGAGCTGCGCGACGACCGCATGGAGCTGCGGAAGGCCGTTGGTCTCGAGGACCGGGAGGGCGCGGAGGACTGA
- a CDS encoding helix-turn-helix domain-containing protein, whose translation MKELLLVDRFDQAEALFKPQRVEVLRQLAEPRSCTQVGAVLGQSAQRVYYHVQRLRDAGLIDRVDERRVHGISEGIYQAVARSYWLSPRLVGPIGGRGAQDQLSLGYLLNLVEDVQTDLVRLEGRPVGDLSTLGVSGEIRLPPGARKAFLDDLRSTLQDLFARHGGSEGEVFRLAVACYLKEAHDE comes from the coding sequence ATGAAGGAGCTGTTGTTGGTCGACCGGTTCGACCAGGCGGAGGCGCTCTTCAAACCGCAACGGGTCGAGGTGCTGCGTCAGCTGGCCGAACCGCGCTCGTGTACGCAGGTGGGCGCCGTGCTCGGGCAGTCGGCGCAGCGCGTCTACTACCACGTGCAGCGGCTGCGGGATGCCGGCCTGATCGACCGGGTGGACGAGCGCCGCGTCCACGGCATCTCCGAGGGCATCTACCAGGCGGTCGCACGCTCGTACTGGCTCTCCCCGCGCCTTGTCGGCCCGATCGGCGGACGTGGCGCGCAGGACCAGCTGAGTCTCGGCTACCTGCTGAACCTCGTCGAGGACGTGCAGACCGACCTCGTGCGGCTGGAGGGCCGCCCCGTCGGCGATCTCTCCACGCTCGGCGTCTCGGGCGAGATCCGGTTGCCTCCCGGCGCCCGCAAGGCGTTCCTCGACGACCTGCGCTCGACGCTCCAGGACCTGTTCGCACGCCACGGCGGCAGCGAAGGCGAGGTGTTCCGGCTCGCCGTGGCCTGTTACCTCAAGGAGGCCCACGATGAGTGA